The Anolis sagrei isolate rAnoSag1 chromosome 6, rAnoSag1.mat, whole genome shotgun sequence genome includes the window CCATACTGGTTTATACTGGTTCAAAGGTGTCTGAGGTATTAATTGTTTGGGGGGTTGAACTTTGGGTACATCTGCACCATACagttaatgccgtttgacaccacttgaatagCAATGGTttggtgctatggaatcctgggagttgtggttttgcaaggtccttagccttctctgtcaaaaggcTCCATCTGCACTGCCTTATCatacagtttctgaatccagatcatttgctttgagctggattatatgacagtgtagactcatacaatccacttcaaagtagatcatctgaattcagaaactggatgattTGGCGGTGTCGATCCagccagagtgatggtgcctcattgaactacagcttccctagtactgagccatggcagttaaaatgggacCAAACCATGttcaggcatgtttagcctgaagaagagaaggctgaaaggagacatgatgagggccatgtataaatatgtgagaagtcatagagaggagggagcatgcttgttttctgctgccctggagactaggcttcaaacgacagaaaaggagattccatctgaacattaggaagaacttcctgactgtgagagttgttcagcagtggaactctctgccccggagtgtagtggaagctccttctttggaggcctttaaacagaggctggatggccatctgtcgggggtgctttgaatgtaattttcctgcttcttggcagggggttggactggatggcccacgaggtctcttccaactctgtgattctattattcgaATCCTACTGTTTGGATGCAGTTTAGGACTCTGGAGTCCAGGGTTCGAATCCCAGCTCTGTCGActttgaacaagtcacactctctcagcctctggaAGGAGAGGAcagacctcttctgaacaaatcctgccaagaacgTCCCCTGGTAGGGTCACCATAGATTAGGAAGGACttgaaacacacaaaaacaacaacaataacaacaagaaggaAGGTCTACCCTTACTGTTGTCGTGTGCTGCATCAACATCTGCTCATAATCTGTCCCACGCTGCTTTACGTTGGATCATGCTGGTTTCTTATAAACCATGTTCATTATTTCCCTCCATACTGttgaattattgtatgttttgATTCATTCAATTTGAtgtctcgctcccacctccatgcTCGTGTTATTAGAGTCTGAAACCAATACCTTGCACTCTCTTGCTTGGCCGACctccatgttttcaaaatgcagaGTGGGCCAAAAATTCACAAAAGGgtctaattgttttaatgtttgaaaattatttttgttcttcattttgctTTACacggtgggtttttaaaaagaaggccTAGGAGATTAACCGTGCCAAAATTCACGACTGAACGACCAACACAAATTATGCCCACAGATTGCCATGTGCAGTCAGATCTCATTAATTCCCAGGGGGAGATTTACCCACAAGCCGATGATGTCAAACAAAGCACATTGTTAATGAATGGCTTCATTAATAAACAAAACTGCAGTATTTGGGGTCTGGAAAATCCTAGGAAATTTGCCAAAGGGAACTGTATGACCTCAAGTATGCAGTCTAGTGTGGGTGACGTAAGAAGAAGTGGTCAAACCTTACTTTTATGGAGATTACATTGCAAACCCTGTCAATGTTACAATGGATAAATAGCAGCAGTTCAAGATAAACACGACGTGTTTCCAacaggatggagtgacagcatggGCCACAATCCAAATGTTCAGGCAAATCTTTGAGGGAAAGATAATTTCCTGCAGTTAGCAACACATTCTCCAGATCTGACAGATCCTGATTTCTTCCTACGGGGCTATCTCcaaagatacagtgaagacatctgcccttgcgctttgctactctgctgctgagtacgcatgcccagggtggaacacatctcaccacgctaaaacagtgaatgtggctcttaatgagacatgccgcattatcacaggatgtctaagccctacaccactggagaaattacactgtattgcaccacccgacatccaccgggaagtagcagccaataatgaaagctAGTGACAGCTCCAGCCCatcttctgtttggatatcagcagggccgtagccagaaaaaaaattcggggagggttgacaattttttgggggggggggttgaaaatttgggggggggttgaaaattttggggagggttgaaaaaaaTTTTGGGGGGtcgggttgaaacctgcctcctagctcacgctgaagcaacgagcacagcagggggcagagcagccttcaatagcctgcagctccgcccctgtcaaccacctccaccaagtctggcctccttagtcAGAGCATTCAACCTACAcatccccaacttggttgcttcactacatcggctattgctgcaagtaatgacagtgtgaataaattgtcaatatttgcttgagatagtgcttacagttctggaggactcttaattttttgcatctcatagacttagcatggggatttggttaaccagttaaaattcatgagtaaaccaggtttttttaaaaaaatctgaaacatttcggggggggttgaacccctaaaaccaccccctcgctacaggcctggatatcagctagcatgccaatgctttaaatcaagaaatagttttctaagacctacagagacacttcagcaagcaagagtccaaaagtggcaggctaaaacccggaacctcaatcagtggctgatacaaaatgagagaattccgcctgagcacacagaagactgggcaacttggaaggcgctgaatatgctgcactctggcaccacaagatgcagagccaactttaagaaatggggtcacaaagtgaagtccatgacatgcaagtgcggagaagagcaaaccacagaccacctgttacaatgcagtctgagccctgccacatgcacaatggaggaccttcttatagcaacaccagaagcacttcaagtggccagctactggtcaaaggacatttaatataatccaACGTTTTTtacaactttgtgtttttaaatacatataactgtacccttggtttgcttttgatacgataaataaatacagtgttccctcagtaCTCTGCGGTCCACTTCCCGTGGACTTactgttttgtggtttttcaaaaaaaatatttaagtaCAAGtaccaagggaacactgtatacacagatctataaatcccacttgctgAAGTGGCACTGGCAAGGGGCGCAGAGAGGGCCTCCCAGGCAGCTTCCGCTGGGGCTTCTTCTCGGTCACTCACTCTTCCTTGGGTGACCAAGtgagagccccatgccagtggggaagcagggagggaaggagaagagtggCTCCTGCAAgcggggagagggagggagggagggagggagggggaagaggagaggaagagagagtggagggggagagaggagttcGTGGAGCTATACTGTACATTTACAGTATAGTATCCCTACactgcggtttttcacttatcgcgggggttcctGCAATGGAAActccgcgataagtgagggaacattgtacaTCTCCAAAGAAAAAGTTGATGTTAACAAGCCTCAAATTCTCCAACAGTTGAAGAACAATATTCAGACCAAAATCAGATCACTGGAACCTGAAAAACTAAGAGATATCATGGAAAACATCTTAGGAAGAGCACGTTTCTGCAAACCAGAAAATGAACACCATTTACAAGATTTGATTTGACACacataatataaatttatttcTCATACTGCATGTGATTATATGGTATTGTAAGTTAAATAAAACAAAGGTGTTATTCAGTATTGAAACTTCTTGGTGACTTTTGACCCGTACTATATATATGGACGATTCTTGCTTTTATTTCAAATTACTCCACCTTGGTCTCCCCTTGCAGGTGGTCTTTGTCATCCCGGATTTCTTTGACAATTGGTCCCAAGCCATGATAAACATCAGTCAGATCTTCCCGTGAGATGCAGACCCAACCGCTTGGCCGGACGTGGTACAGATCCACATTGCCCCCTGAATAGGAATCACGGTGAGCAGCATGACCCACGGCTTGGCAGGCCAATAGCAAGGCCTCATCGCGTGGCAAGTCGTAGGAGTAGCCGCCATCCATCACGCCATAGGCATACGGGGACCCAGAGCCAACAGAAAAAACATCCCCGGAAAGACATGTGCCATCGCTGTAGACGTAATACAGGCCAGGTCCGTTGTGGTCCCAACCGCACAGCAGGGTTGCCACGCAGAGGTCTTTGCTGTGGCATCCACGCAGAAGAAAGGCCAGCAACTTGGCTGCCCCGGCGACACTGGGCTGTTGTCCCTCATTCAGATGCTTCAGGCGTAAGGAGCAACGCAGGAGACGGAGCCAGGTGGCACAGTCGGCCGACGTCCCAGATGTGGTCGCCAGGAGGTGGCTGTGGAGCGTGATGACCTTGCGGGAGGATGGGTCACTTATAAGGCTGCCACAGGAGGCGCGTGTGTCAGCAGCCACGACCACACCATGGCTGCAACGGAAGGCCAGTGTGGTGGTTCCATGGGACAGCGAGAAGGGTGTGGGTACCACCATCTCCATTGGTGGTGGCAATGGCCAACAGGAAGCCTGTGAAGGTTGATTCCTCACACGTACTATGTCCTGGAGAGCCATTTAGGAAGAACGATGGGGAGAAAGTGGAGCACAGGACTTAAATATACAGGGGGTGGCTTGTATATTGGGAGGAGAACCAAACAGGATCGAGGGGGTAGTGGGGAAGGTAAGAAACATGATTCGTGGGGCAGAAGGTGGGGAACTGGAAGGAAGAGCAAACGACCTTTGGATATGTCTTTGTTAGTTGACAAGTTCGGATCTGTTTTTTGCCTCCAGTTCCCTGCTTTCTTTTTCTCAAATCTCAAGGCAGCTGAGAGGCGTGCACAGAGGCTGCACACTTACCCAGATAAGTAAATTTCATTAACTGAGTTCCTACGTTGTGCTTGTATCGCATAAATCGAGTTACATGCTGGTTGCTCTACATCATCCTTCTGCTGAATACAAACAGGGCGCTTCTGATGTTCAGTTGAAACATACTCTTCTGTATCTTCAAGCCATTAGACTTGGTTCGACCCTctggggcagcagagaacaaatcTGTACTATCCTCTCTGACATCCTTTCGGATATCTAAAGAGTATAATCCTGTCAGCTCTCCGTTTCCTCTCTACCATGCTGAATGCACACAGCTCCCTCGGTCTTCCCTCGTGCATGTACTTCTCAGCAGCTCTCTTCTCATCCTCTGCTCTGAACAACCTGCTTCAAGCGGTTTACATTCTTCTGGAACTGAACCGAGTTCTCTAGATGAAGACTGACTAGTGCAGAATATACTTgcggcacttccagacaggactaaatcacaggttttaaacaaGGGCAAAAACTCCCGGGACTTCAGAAAAGATACACTGTTAATCCTGGGATGTCTACCtttgttgtccagacttgatgctttgttgcaagatttagaggttcccaagatggccgccgtaattttcaactgtaagcaaacagtattttgcccccccccccccgatcaatcactgatatatattttctgttcgtcgtgggagttctgtgtgccatatttggttcaattccatcattggtggagttcagaatactctttgattgtaggtgaactatacatcccagtaactacaactcgcatatgtcaaggtctattttcccccaagagcgcctcaagagcacccccgggcaaaatcaactatactgcaaatgcttactttgcgtaatgggttgagccacccctgccgcTGTGGGACTTCCACCGAAAACTTCGGCATTATGGAtatgttctctcccccccccccccccccccgctg containing:
- the PSMB11 gene encoding proteasome subunit beta type-11, translating into MALQDIVRVRNQPSQASCWPLPPPMEMVVPTPFSLSHGTTTLAFRCSHGVVVAADTRASCGSLISDPSSRKVITLHSHLLATTSGTSADCATWLRLLRCSLRLKHLNEGQQPSVAGAAKLLAFLLRGCHSKDLCVATLLCGWDHNGPGLYYVYSDGTCLSGDVFSVGSGSPYAYGVMDGGYSYDLPRDEALLLACQAVGHAAHRDSYSGGNVDLYHVRPSGWVCISREDLTDVYHGLGPIVKEIRDDKDHLQGETKVE